A region from the Silene latifolia isolate original U9 population chromosome 7, ASM4854445v1, whole genome shotgun sequence genome encodes:
- the LOC141591808 gene encoding outer envelope pore protein 16-4, chloroplastic-like codes for MDDDFVEADTPCSSMAVDSIARITTAGALWGSCIGPYDANKLGLSGFPRVSFVAKSIGKTSLQCGTIPICSSISFDSLRILF; via the exons ATGGACGATGATTTTGTAGAAGCCGACACACCTTGTTCCTCCATGGCCGTTGATTCCATTGCTCGTATTACTACT GCAGGTGCACTTTGGGGCTCTTGTATAGGACCCTATGATGCCAATAAATTAG GGTTGAGTGGATTTCCTCGGGTTTCGTTTGTG GCGAAGTCGATTGGAAAGACGAGCCTTCAATGTGGTACGATACCTATATGCTCCTCTATTTCGTTTGATTCTTTGCGTATTCTATTTTGA
- the LOC141591807 gene encoding UDP-glucuronic acid decarboxylase 2-like gives MASELIFRGHDEETHPQPDTYSPKPAKLISTLTLTRPVNYLLREQRLLFLILGAAIAFLLFSTTTSHTSSSSSFASSSDQLSDSFLSGELTRFTPRRVIPDSFRSGKAPLGLKRKGLRIVVTGGAGFVGSHLVDRLIARGDSVIVVDNFFTGRKENVMHHFGNPRFELIRHDVVEPLLLEVDQIYHLACPASPVHYKHNPVKTIKTNVVGTLNMLGLAKRVGARFLLTSTSEVYGDPLEHPQKETYWGNVNPIGVRSCYDEGKRTAETLAMDYHRGAGVEVRIARIFNTYGPRMCIDDGRVVSNFVAQALRKEPMTVYGDGKQTRSFQYVSDLVDGLMRLMEGEHVGPFNLGNPGEFTMLELAKVVQETIDPNAKIEFRPNTEDDPHKRKPDITKAKDMLGWEPKIALHKGLPMMVSDFRQRIFGDQKGGDAF, from the exons ATGGCGTCGGAGCTCATATTCCGAGGACACGACGAAGAAACCCACCCACAACCCGACACATACTCACCCAAACCCGCTAAACTCATCTCCACTttaaccctaacccgacccgtaaaCTACCTTCTCCGTGAACAACGTCTCCTTTTCCTCATCCTCGGTGCCGCCATCGCTTTCCTTCTCTTCTCCACCACCACCTCCCACACCTCATCCTCTTCCTCCTTCGCTTCGTCCTCCGACCAGCTCTCCGACTCGTTCCTCTCGGGCGAGTTGACTCGGTTCACACCCCGCCGAGTCATCCCCGACTCGTTCCGATCCGGAAAAGCGCCCCTCGGGCTCAAACGGAAGGGGCTCCGGATCGTTGTAACGGGCGGAGCGGGATTCGTCGGGTCGCATTTGGTTGACCGATTGATCGCTCGAGGCGATAGCGTAATTGTTGTTGATAATTTTTTTACAGGGAGAAAAGAGAATGTGATGCATCATTTTGGTAACCCTAGGTTTGAATTGATACGACACGACGTCGTTGAACCTCTTTTGTTGGAGGTTGATCAGATTTATCATCTTGCTTGTCCTGCTTCTCCTGTTCATTACAAGCATAATCCCGTCAAAACTATC AAGACAAATGTGGTGGGAACATTAAACATGCTAGGATTAGCAAAGAGGGTAGGTGCAAGGTTCCTACTAACAAGCACAAGTGAGGTTTATGGTGATCCCTTGGAACACCCTCAAAAGGAGACTTATTGGGGCAACGTCAATCCCATCG GTGTCCGAAGTTGTTATGATGAGGGAAAGCGTACAGCTGAAACATTGGCCATGGACTACCACAGAGGTGCCGGTGTTGAG GTGAGAATTGCTAGGATTTTTAACACTTATGGGCCTCGGATGTGCATTGATGACGGCCGTGTTGTTAGCAACTTTGTCGCTCAG GCCCTAAGAAAGGAGCCAATGACTGTATATGGTGATGGAAAGCAAACCAGGAGCTTCCAGTACGTTTCTGACTTG GTCGATGGGCTGATGCGATTGATGGAGGGTGAACACGTCGGTCCTTTCAATCTAGGGAATCCTGGTGAATTCACCATGCTTGAGCTTGCCAAG GTGGTTCAGGAAACAATAGACCCGAATGCAAAGATTGAGTTTAGGCCAAACACGGAAGATGATCCTCACAAGAGGAAACCCGACATCACAAAGGCTAAAGATATGCTAGGATGGGAGCCCAAGATCGCGCTCCACAAAGGTCTACCTATGATGGTTTCAGACTTCAGGCAGCGTATTTTTGGTGATCAAAAGGGCGGAGATGCCTTTTAA